One Desulfosalsimonas propionicica genomic window carries:
- a CDS encoding HPr family phosphocarrier protein has product MTKTVTVINELGLHARPAAMIARLAMKAESGVWLIKDDEEVDATSIIDILSISGTKDSRITLRIENSSDNEILQEISKLFEDGFEE; this is encoded by the coding sequence TTGACAAAAACCGTCACCGTTATCAATGAACTCGGCCTGCATGCCAGGCCTGCAGCCATGATTGCAAGGCTTGCCATGAAAGCCGAATCCGGCGTCTGGCTGATCAAGGACGACGAAGAAGTCGATGCCACAAGCATCATTGATATTCTCTCAATTTCCGGCACCAAGGACTCCCGGATCACCCTGAGAATAGAAAATTCCTCAGACAACGAAATTCTACAAGAAATCAGCAAGTTATTTGAAGACGGCTTTGAGGAGTAA
- the ptsP gene encoding phosphoenolpyruvate--protein phosphotransferase gives MTTEPTEEIVLRGISGSQGICIGKAYLVDREGVDVIERYNIDNKDVDKELKRFKGAVNKAKNELSGIIEDIPEDLRQHAYILETHLLLHKDKMLYGKTIELIKNEQINAEWALKKASSTAKSVFKKISDPYLQARAADIEHVCDRILRHLMGAVDVDISGINKRVILVANNLSPAETSQIQLDRVMGFITDRGGKTSHTSIIARTLEIPAVLGLERATALIKNEDLIIVDGNEGLVIINPEEETLVRYEELSRRYEAYKKEVVRRGELPATSADGQHFRIMGNIELPEEVVAVKDHGGDGIGLFRTEFLYLSRIDFPGEQELFDQYKEVVELMSPLPVTIRTLDINGDKEIESMPSPEEANPALGLRAIRFCLKNPEIFKTQLRAILRAAAHGYVRLLLPMISGAEEITECIRILNQAAAELEQEGLEHNRDIEVGIMIEIPSAAVMADLLADMVDFFSIGTNDLVQYTLAIDRGNRHVAHLYSPMHPAVIRLIRHVVDAGRHKGKKTYMCGEMAAEPMHLPILMGMGIEELSMAPQSIPKIKNLIRKINVSEVKKLMDTLLQQSSVQDMERIIMDAYGELLNEDIYGK, from the coding sequence ATGACAACAGAACCCACAGAAGAAATCGTTCTCCGCGGCATCAGCGGCTCCCAGGGCATCTGCATCGGCAAGGCATACCTGGTGGACCGGGAGGGCGTTGATGTTATTGAACGCTATAATATCGACAACAAGGATGTCGACAAGGAACTCAAGCGCTTCAAGGGCGCCGTCAACAAGGCCAAAAACGAACTTTCCGGCATTATTGAAGACATTCCGGAAGACCTGCGCCAGCATGCCTATATCCTGGAGACCCACCTGCTGCTGCACAAGGACAAAATGCTGTACGGCAAAACCATTGAGCTGATCAAAAACGAACAGATCAATGCGGAATGGGCCCTGAAAAAGGCCTCGTCCACAGCCAAAAGTGTGTTTAAAAAAATATCCGATCCCTACCTGCAGGCCCGGGCCGCAGACATTGAGCATGTGTGCGACCGTATCCTGCGGCATTTGATGGGGGCGGTGGACGTGGATATCTCCGGGATCAACAAGCGCGTGATTCTTGTGGCCAACAATCTTTCCCCGGCTGAAACCAGCCAGATCCAGCTCGACCGGGTCATGGGCTTTATCACCGACCGGGGCGGGAAGACCTCTCATACCAGCATCATCGCCCGCACACTGGAAATTCCTGCGGTGCTGGGCTTGGAACGGGCCACGGCCCTGATCAAAAACGAGGATTTGATCATTGTTGACGGCAATGAAGGCCTTGTGATTATCAACCCTGAAGAAGAAACCCTGGTCCGCTACGAAGAGCTTTCCCGCAGGTACGAAGCGTATAAAAAGGAAGTGGTGCGCAGGGGTGAGCTGCCGGCCACCTCTGCAGACGGCCAGCATTTCAGGATCATGGGCAACATTGAGCTGCCCGAGGAGGTCGTGGCGGTCAAGGACCATGGCGGAGACGGTATCGGTCTTTTCAGAACCGAATTTCTGTATTTGTCGAGAATTGATTTCCCCGGAGAGCAGGAACTCTTTGATCAGTACAAGGAAGTCGTGGAGCTCATGTCACCTTTGCCGGTGACCATCCGCACCCTGGATATCAACGGGGACAAGGAAATAGAGAGCATGCCCTCCCCGGAAGAAGCCAATCCGGCACTGGGCCTGCGGGCCATCCGGTTTTGCCTCAAAAACCCGGAAATTTTTAAAACCCAGCTCCGGGCGATTTTAAGGGCCGCGGCCCACGGTTATGTCCGCCTGCTGCTGCCCATGATATCCGGGGCAGAAGAAATCACCGAATGCATCCGGATCCTGAACCAGGCCGCAGCAGAGCTTGAGCAGGAAGGCCTTGAGCACAACCGGGACATTGAAGTGGGCATTATGATCGAAATCCCCTCTGCTGCTGTCATGGCCGACCTGCTGGCCGACATGGTGGATTTTTTCAGCATCGGCACCAACGATCTTGTGCAGTACACCCTGGCCATTGACCGGGGCAACCGCCACGTGGCCCACCTCTACAGCCCCATGCACCCGGCCGTAATCCGGCTGATCCGCCACGTTGTGGATGCGGGCCGACATAAGGGCAAAAAAACCTACATGTGCGGGGAAATGGCCGCAGAACCCATGCATCTTCCCATTCTCATGGGCATGGGGATTGAAGAGCTGAGCATGGCCCCCCAATCCATACCCAAGATCAAAAACCTCATCCGCAAAATCAACGTCTCCGAGGTGAAAAAACTCATGGACACGCTTTTACAGCAATCCTCGGTGCAAGACATGGAGCGGATCATCATGGACGCATACGGCGAATTGCTAAACGAAGACATTTACGGCAAATAA